Part of the Geodermatophilus obscurus DSM 43160 genome is shown below.
GCCGCGCAGGTGCCGAAGACCTCCAGCTGGTGCTGGACGTCGGCGAACCCGTGCTCGGCGGCGACGCGGGCGGCCCACCGCTCGACCGGCGGGTCGGCCACCTCGACCGTGCGGCCGCAGGAGCGGCACACCAGGTGGTGGTGGTGCACCGGCGAGCAGCGGCGGTAGGCGGCCTCGCCCTCGGTCCGGAGCACGTCGACCAGGCCGTCGTCCACCAGCGCCTGCAGCGCCCGGTAGACCGTCGCCAGGCCCACGGCGTCGCCGCGCTCGCGGAGCAGGGCGTGCAGGTCCTGGGCGGTGCGGAAGCCGTCCTGGTCGTCGAGCAGGGCGAGGACGGCGCTGCGCTGCCGGGTCTGGCGGCGCGGCGCCTCGGCCGGTCCGGACGCGCTCACGGGCGCCCCACCTGTTCCGCCGACGGAGCGTGCTCGCCGTGCTCGTCGTAGTGCACCCCCGCGCCGGTCCGGTGCGGGGCGTGCAGGTGCCCGTCGTGGTCGTAGTCGACGTGGTCGCCGTGCAGCACCGCCGGGTGCCCGCAGCCCGCACCGTGCTCGTGCGGGTGGGCGGCGTGGACCTCGGCGCGGCGCCGGTGCCGGCGGCGGGCGGTCGCCTCGCGCACCGCGACCGAGGCCGTGGCCAGCAGGAACAGCGCGATCGCCAGCAGCACGATGGTGCCGCCGGACGGCGTGCCGGTGTAGTACGACGCGGTGGTGCCGGCGACGCTGGTCACCAGGCCGATGCCGCAGGCCAGGTACAGCGTCTGGCGGAAGCTGCGGGCCAGCTGCTGGGCCACCGCGCTGGGCACGATCATCAGCGCGCTGATCAGCAGCAGGCCGACGACCCGCATGGAGAGGACGACGGTCGCCGCCACCAGGGCCGCGAGCACGACGTTGAGCGCCAGCACGGGCAGGCCCACCGCGCGGGCGTACTCCTCGTCGTCGCTGACCGCGTACAGCCGCTGCCCGAGCAGCCACACGACACCGAGCACGACGACGGTGATGACGCCGAAGACCGCGACGTCCGCGGTGGTCGTGGTGGTGATCGCGCCGAACAGGTAGGCCTCGAGGTTGGTGGCCTGCCCCTGCGGGGCGAGGCTCAGCAGCACCACGCCGCCGGCGATGCCGCCGTAGAAGAGGACGGCGAGGGCGACGTCGCCACTGGTGCGGCCGCGGGCGCGCACCAGCTCGATGAGCACCGCGCCGAGCACGGCGGCCACCAGCGCCGTCCCGACCGGAGCGGTGGAGGTGAGGACGCCGACCGCGACGCCGGTGAGGGCGACGTGCCCGAGGCCGTCACCGAGCAGCGACAGCCGGCGCTGCACCAGGAAGACGCCGACCGCGGGGGCCACCAGGCCGACCATCAGCGAGGCCAGCAGCGCCCGCTGCATGAACCCGTACTCGAGGACCTCCACCTCAGCGCCCTCCGTCCGTGGTCACCCGGGGCTGGTCCAGGCGGTACCCGCGCGAGGGCGCCAGCCCGG
Proteins encoded:
- a CDS encoding Fur family transcriptional regulator, encoding MSASGPAEAPRRQTRQRSAVLALLDDQDGFRTAQDLHALLRERGDAVGLATVYRALQALVDDGLVDVLRTEGEAAYRRCSPVHHHHLVCRSCGRTVEVADPPVERWAARVAAEHGFADVQHQLEVFGTCAACAAR
- a CDS encoding metal ABC transporter permease, translating into MEVLEYGFMQRALLASLMVGLVAPAVGVFLVQRRLSLLGDGLGHVALTGVAVGVLTSTAPVGTALVAAVLGAVLIELVRARGRTSGDVALAVLFYGGIAGGVVLLSLAPQGQATNLEAYLFGAITTTTTADVAVFGVITVVVLGVVWLLGQRLYAVSDDEEYARAVGLPVLALNVVLAALVAATVVLSMRVVGLLLISALMIVPSAVAQQLARSFRQTLYLACGIGLVTSVAGTTASYYTGTPSGGTIVLLAIALFLLATASVAVREATARRRHRRRAEVHAAHPHEHGAGCGHPAVLHGDHVDYDHDGHLHAPHRTGAGVHYDEHGEHAPSAEQVGRP